The Cervus elaphus chromosome 12, mCerEla1.1, whole genome shotgun sequence genome includes a region encoding these proteins:
- the LOC122705198 gene encoding olfactory receptor 4F3/4F16/4F29-like, with amino-acid sequence MDGGNHSVVSEFVFLGLTHSWGIQLLLLVFSSVLYAASMTGNILIVFSVTTDPHLHSPMYFLLANLSFIDLGACSVTSPKMICDLFRKRKVISSGGCIAQIFFIHVIGGVEMVLLIAMAFDRYVAICKPLHYLSIMSPRMCILFLAAAWALGVSHSLFQLAFIVNLPFCGPNVLDSFYCDLPRLLRLACTDTYRLQFMVTVNSGFICVSSFFILLISYIFILLTVWKRSSGGLSKALSTLSAHITVVILFFGPTMFVYTWPHPNSQMDKFLALSDAVLTPFLNPVIYTFRNKEMKLAMKRAFRPFVIFRKIS; translated from the coding sequence ATGGATGGAGGGAATCACTCGGTGGTGTCTGAGTTTGTGTTTCTGGGCCTCACTCACTCATGGGGGATCCAGCTGCTCCTCCTGGTCTTTTCCTCTGTGCTCTATGCGGCAAGCATGACTGGGAACATCCTCATTGTGTTTTCTGTGACCACCGATCCTCACTTACATTCCCCCATGTACTTCCTACTGGCCAACCTCTCCTTCATTGACTTGGGAGCCTGCTCTGTCACTTCTCCCAAGATGATCTGTGACCTTTTCAGAAAGCGTAAAGTCATTTCCTCTGGAGGCTGCATTGCTCAGATCTTCTTCATCCATGTCATTGGTGGGGTGGAGATGGTGCTGCTCATTGCCATGGCCTTTGACAGATATGTTGCCATATGTAAGCCTCTCCACTATCTGAGCATCATGAGCCCAAGGATGtgcattttgtttttggctgctgcCTGGGCCCTCGGTGTCAGCCACTCACTGTTCCAACTAGCATTTATTGTTAATTTGCCCTTCTGTGGCCCTAATGTATTGGACAGCTTTTACTGTGATCTCCCTCGGCTCCTCAGACTGGCCTGTACAGATACTTACAGACTTCAGTTCATGGTCACTGTCAATAGTGGGTTTATCTGTGTTAGTTCCTTCTTTATACTCCTCATCTCCTACATCTTCATCCTGTTAACTGTTTGGAAACGCTCCTCAGGTGGTTTATCCAAGGCCCTCTCCACTTTGTCAGCTCACATCACTGTGGTTATTTTGTTCTTTGGTCCAACCATGTTTGTCTATACATGGCCACACCCCAATTCCCAAATGGACAAGTTTCTTGCTCTTTCTGATGCTGTTCTCActccttttttaaatccagtcaTCTACACATTCAGGAATAAAGAGATGAAGTTAGCAATGAAGAGAGCTTTCAGACCATTTGTGATTTTTAGAAAGATTTCATAA